Proteins found in one Sorghum bicolor cultivar BTx623 chromosome 1, Sorghum_bicolor_NCBIv3, whole genome shotgun sequence genomic segment:
- the LOC110432403 gene encoding CLAVATA3/ESR (CLE)-related protein 22: MVLRRRKELKLIPAVVLLLVSLMVLMLQAAESAAGSSSSSCSCDRHGGAAVRLLQVQGRRMLAGHGEVLANGLMEHVNKGGGDVIGEEEKREVITGPNPLHNRR, encoded by the coding sequence ATGGTGCTGCGCAGGAGGAAGGAGCTCAAGCTCATCCCTGCAGTCGTCTTGCTGCTTGTATCTCTGATGGTGTTGATGTTGCAGGCTGCAGAGAGTGCAGCAGGGAGCTCATCATCTTCTTGCTCTTGTGATCGCCATGGAGGAGCTGCAGTGAGGCTGCTTCAAGTCCAAGGGAGAAGAATGTTAGCTGGTCATGGCGAGGTACTTGCGAATGGATtaatggagcacgtcaacaagGGAGGTGGAGATGTGATTGGCGAGGAGGAGAAGAGGGAGGTCATCACTGGGCCTAATCCACTTCACAACAGAAGATAG
- the LOC8080784 gene encoding 10 kDa chaperonin, mitochondrial: MAKRLIPSLNRVLVEKLLQPKKSVGGILLPETTKQLNAANVIAVGPGDRDRDGKLIPVSLNEGDTVLLPEYGGTEVKLAEKEYLLFREHDILGKLEE, from the exons ATGGCGAAGCGTCTGATCCCGTCGCTGAACCGGGTGCTGGTGGAGAAGCTGCTGCAGCCCAAGAAGAGCGTCGGCGGCATCCTCCTCCCGGAGACCACCAAGCAG CTGAATGCTGCTAATGTCATTGCTGTTGGCCCTGGTGATCGTGATAGGGATGGTAAGCTGATCCCTGTATCTCTGAATGAAGGCGACACTGTTCTGCTTCCGGAGTATGGTGGAACAGAAGTGAAGCTTGCTGAAAAAGA GTACCTTCTTTTCAGAGAGCACGACATACTGGGAAAGCTTGAGGAGTAG